From a region of the Bacteroidia bacterium genome:
- a CDS encoding FAD-dependent oxidoreductase: MLRPTINILSTFSTPKKFVVMGNVAVARGAVEFGVDGVFSYPGTPSTEISEVFNHIWQFQSSNENQKKHPSQCLHRIYFEYSINEKIALEKAIAFSIGNRSAMCVMKNVGMNVASDALMSIPYQSIIAPLVVVVCDDPGCHSSSNEQDSRHWGPLANVPVFNPANPAEALEMTREAFLLSAELKLPVIIRTTTRVSHSRGVVNYGSLQKNERPAHFDRLPEHINIPARTSAAHARLLNKLTGRPVTKRQKTFSHLQYRSAGTKTGIISSGVALEYVKELITDPKLVSVLNLGMIHPFPEREVLKFLKRRFSKILVLEELDPFIEDRVRVLAQKNEIRTKIFGKGFAGLSPCGEFSVDLIADVLRLFIGKGAGRKQGHLNPGALNSQLPTRPPALCAGCPHRATFYLLKLAIPREQSDLILCGDIGCFGLGALPPLRMIDTINHMGMSVSMAQGLGEAFRSAGDERKLVALVGDGTFFHSGLAALVNAVYTRANILVVIFDNRTIGMTGHQSHPGASKKESKYQEIDIPPLLRGLGIEVVESINPFELKESFTAFSRAMEHRGVSVVVAKSPCIFLPEFVKGSEGRVRIQVDPQRCNTCANHEDIALACSRIYSPVANLSRARQKLLSEVSVPGDEQLCPANICNHGFFHSILEGDYRAAVEMVRDKMLFARTCGDICHRPCELFSGNQNPVPIRALKKFVASKEEWFSDFSRPVSRSGNARKMNKTVAVIGAGPAGLSAAYDLVQNGYKVEIFEKMEKAGGMVSSVIPVFRMDKKGYETEAMALRKMGVDFHFGQSLGQHFTLGSLSEKFDAVILAIGMWKPRILPLVEHLMSSERCLDALSFLKKYNSDELPAVAGEQVVLVIGGGNSAMDAARSARKRFPEGKVIVSCLEKRNQMPALEEEVCHAESEGAEILPETVLVKIEKSKRGGWNAVLESNAGKDIRTNLECDYVITAIGQESDTRALSEIGAKDFDEENRLRDGTMDKFPNVFSAGDISSGNNMSVIGAISSGKRAAVGVRKLLENYRFSYEGEQALSKLNRSTKEAVRTSGVSLSGFSENGAAAVKQQLEKFDLFQACMKCNHCIDNFGCPAMVKVDGKIVIDDARCTLCGLCIDVCPNNAISWITEKIEKHEGIMEV, encoded by the coding sequence ATGCTGAGGCCAACTATAAATATCCTGAGCACGTTCTCCACGCCAAAAAAATTCGTGGTAATGGGAAATGTGGCGGTGGCGCGGGGAGCTGTTGAGTTCGGAGTGGATGGAGTTTTTTCATATCCCGGCACACCTTCAACAGAGATTTCTGAGGTATTTAATCATATCTGGCAATTTCAGTCGTCAAACGAAAATCAAAAAAAACACCCCTCACAATGCCTTCACAGGATTTATTTTGAATACAGCATAAACGAAAAAATTGCATTAGAGAAAGCCATCGCCTTCTCTATCGGGAACCGCAGCGCAATGTGTGTAATGAAGAACGTGGGAATGAATGTTGCCAGCGATGCATTGATGAGCATTCCTTATCAATCTATTATTGCACCGCTGGTGGTAGTTGTTTGTGACGACCCCGGATGCCATTCCAGTTCAAATGAACAGGATTCACGCCACTGGGGACCATTGGCCAATGTACCGGTTTTTAATCCGGCCAATCCTGCCGAAGCTCTGGAAATGACCCGGGAGGCTTTTCTGCTTTCAGCAGAACTAAAACTTCCGGTGATTATCCGGACTACTACACGGGTTTCACATTCACGAGGGGTTGTGAATTATGGTTCTTTGCAAAAGAACGAACGCCCAGCACATTTTGATCGTCTGCCGGAACATATCAATATTCCGGCGCGTACCTCGGCGGCACATGCCCGCCTTTTAAACAAACTTACGGGCCGCCCTGTCACTAAACGGCAAAAAACGTTCAGCCATTTGCAATACCGCTCGGCAGGGACTAAAACCGGGATTATCAGCAGTGGTGTTGCACTTGAATATGTTAAGGAACTGATCACTGATCCAAAACTTGTTTCGGTGCTGAATCTGGGAATGATTCATCCCTTTCCGGAGCGCGAGGTCCTGAAATTTTTAAAAAGACGTTTTTCAAAGATTCTTGTCCTTGAAGAATTGGATCCTTTTATTGAAGACAGGGTGAGAGTGCTTGCCCAGAAGAACGAAATCAGAACAAAAATATTCGGCAAAGGATTCGCAGGCTTGTCACCCTGCGGTGAGTTCAGTGTTGATCTTATCGCCGACGTCTTAAGACTATTTATCGGTAAAGGAGCCGGCCGGAAACAGGGGCACCTAAATCCGGGTGCCTTGAATTCCCAACTGCCAACACGGCCACCGGCCCTGTGTGCCGGATGTCCTCACCGGGCTACCTTTTATCTGTTGAAACTTGCCATACCCAGAGAACAATCAGATCTTATCCTCTGCGGAGATATTGGATGCTTCGGATTGGGAGCACTTCCTCCATTGCGAATGATCGACACCATCAATCACATGGGAATGAGCGTTTCAATGGCTCAGGGGCTTGGTGAAGCGTTTCGTTCTGCCGGAGATGAGCGTAAATTGGTAGCACTGGTGGGAGATGGAACTTTCTTTCATTCTGGGCTTGCAGCGCTGGTGAATGCGGTTTATACCCGGGCAAATATACTCGTCGTTATTTTTGATAACCGGACAATCGGAATGACCGGGCACCAGTCGCACCCCGGTGCTTCAAAGAAGGAATCCAAATACCAGGAGATCGATATCCCACCGCTGTTGCGCGGACTTGGTATTGAGGTGGTTGAAAGCATTAATCCTTTCGAATTAAAAGAGAGCTTCACAGCATTTAGCCGTGCGATGGAACACCGGGGAGTTTCGGTTGTGGTTGCGAAATCACCTTGTATTTTCCTTCCGGAGTTTGTGAAGGGGAGTGAGGGCCGAGTCAGAATACAGGTAGACCCGCAACGGTGTAATACCTGCGCAAACCATGAAGATATTGCACTGGCATGTTCAAGAATATATTCACCGGTTGCTAATCTTTCCAGAGCCCGGCAAAAACTTTTATCCGAAGTATCCGTTCCTGGAGATGAGCAGCTCTGCCCTGCTAACATATGTAATCACGGGTTCTTCCATTCGATACTGGAAGGTGATTATCGGGCGGCAGTTGAAATGGTACGTGATAAAATGTTGTTTGCCCGCACCTGTGGCGATATCTGTCACCGTCCTTGTGAATTGTTTTCAGGCAATCAAAATCCGGTACCTATCAGGGCACTCAAAAAATTTGTTGCTTCAAAGGAAGAATGGTTCAGCGATTTTTCACGGCCGGTGTCCCGGTCCGGAAATGCCAGAAAGATGAATAAAACGGTGGCGGTTATTGGCGCCGGCCCTGCTGGGCTCAGCGCAGCGTATGATCTTGTGCAGAATGGGTATAAAGTAGAGATATTTGAAAAAATGGAGAAGGCGGGCGGGATGGTTTCCTCCGTAATTCCCGTTTTTAGAATGGATAAAAAAGGGTATGAAACAGAAGCGATGGCGCTTCGGAAAATGGGAGTGGATTTTCATTTTGGGCAGTCGCTGGGACAACATTTCACCCTGGGCAGTCTGTCTGAAAAGTTTGATGCCGTGATTCTCGCCATCGGAATGTGGAAGCCCCGGATATTACCGCTTGTTGAACACCTGATGTCTTCTGAACGGTGCTTAGATGCCCTTTCTTTTCTGAAAAAATACAATTCTGACGAACTTCCGGCCGTAGCGGGTGAGCAGGTGGTGCTGGTCATCGGAGGCGGCAACAGTGCCATGGACGCTGCAAGATCTGCACGTAAAAGATTCCCCGAAGGGAAGGTAATTGTTTCCTGTTTGGAAAAACGGAATCAAATGCCGGCACTGGAAGAGGAAGTCTGTCATGCGGAGAGCGAAGGAGCGGAGATCCTTCCGGAAACGGTTCTGGTGAAAATTGAGAAATCAAAAAGGGGAGGCTGGAATGCGGTGTTGGAGAGCAATGCAGGAAAAGATATCCGGACTAACCTGGAGTGTGATTATGTGATCACGGCGATCGGCCAGGAGAGTGATACACGGGCGCTGAGCGAGATCGGAGCTAAGGATTTTGATGAAGAAAACCGGCTGCGCGACGGCACCATGGATAAATTTCCTAATGTCTTTTCCGCCGGGGATATAAGTTCGGGAAACAATATGAGTGTGATAGGTGCTATCTCATCCGGCAAACGTGCTGCAGTAGGTGTCAGGAAGTTACTGGAGAATTACCGATTCAGCTATGAAGGGGAACAGGCGCTCAGTAAGCTGAACCGGAGTACGAAGGAGGCCGTCAGGACAAGCGGTGTATCCCTCTCCGGGTTTTCAGAAAATGGTGCTGCAGCCGTTAAACAGCAACTGGAAAAATTTGATCTTTTCCAGGCGTGTATGAAATGTAATCATTGTATTGATAATTTCGGGTGCCCCGCCATGGTGAAAGTAGACGGGAAAATCGTTATTGATGATGCAAGATGTACGCTGTGTGGATTGTGCATTGATGTTTGTCCGAATAACGCCATTAGCTGGATAACCGAAAAAATAGAGAAACATGAAGGGATCATGGAAGTTTAA
- a CDS encoding CoA transferase, with protein sequence MSKQVTILSLEQALALPYATQRLVQQGYRVIRIETPQEGSENAGDPNRYIGADLGYRDARSYYVAPNVGKEAITLNLRTPEGRALLLTLISELKVDVFMCNTLPRRYKQLGIDFETLRSANKDLIWCGISAMGPEYPDRAGYDPALQALLGFTYLTGESNGTPVPCGIPVIDLKAGDEAFTQVVLAMLGKANGKSGSGTNGKQIHISMAQCAASWLITALPQLNFVKSDDELFKRSGNEHRSFIPCNAYPTSDGFVYLAIGNDIQWQRLVSAKGFESLASETRTTNAGRLKEKETIYKEIGQISRQHTTQSFYELCLSMDLSVSPINSVREVSALEFVKKTSVKTHLPDGKEAVLSPPSYTTEFLSASDFTLSFPPRLGENTRAVLKESGLTDTAIQTLFDKKVV encoded by the coding sequence ATGTCAAAACAAGTCACCATACTTTCTCTTGAACAGGCGCTTGCACTCCCGTATGCTACGCAGCGGCTGGTACAACAGGGTTACCGCGTGATACGAATCGAGACGCCTCAGGAAGGCAGCGAAAATGCAGGTGATCCAAACCGGTATATCGGCGCCGATCTGGGTTATCGGGATGCACGCTCGTATTATGTTGCACCAAATGTAGGAAAGGAAGCCATTACCCTAAACCTGAGAACACCGGAGGGGCGGGCGTTGCTTTTAACCTTGATAAGTGAATTGAAGGTGGACGTATTCATGTGCAATACGCTCCCCCGGCGTTACAAACAACTGGGTATTGATTTTGAAACTCTTCGAAGCGCCAATAAAGACCTGATCTGGTGTGGTATCTCCGCAATGGGTCCTGAATATCCGGATCGTGCCGGATACGATCCGGCATTACAGGCATTGCTCGGGTTCACCTACCTTACCGGGGAATCGAATGGCACTCCTGTGCCCTGTGGTATACCTGTTATCGACCTGAAGGCGGGTGACGAAGCGTTTACGCAGGTGGTGCTGGCCATGCTGGGTAAAGCGAATGGAAAGAGCGGCTCCGGTACCAACGGAAAACAAATTCATATTTCAATGGCTCAGTGCGCTGCAAGCTGGCTGATAACCGCCCTGCCGCAGCTTAACTTCGTAAAAAGTGACGATGAACTTTTTAAGCGAAGTGGCAATGAGCACCGAAGCTTTATTCCCTGTAATGCTTATCCAACAAGTGATGGCTTTGTTTATCTGGCCATTGGGAATGATATACAGTGGCAGCGACTGGTCTCCGCAAAGGGTTTTGAATCGCTGGCTTCGGAAACAAGAACCACAAATGCAGGGCGCTTAAAGGAAAAGGAGACGATCTACAAGGAAATCGGCCAAATTTCACGGCAGCATACCACGCAGAGTTTTTATGAATTATGTCTTTCCATGGATCTTTCTGTGTCTCCGATCAATTCTGTGCGGGAAGTCTCTGCTCTCGAATTTGTAAAGAAAACTTCGGTAAAAACACATTTGCCGGATGGCAAAGAGGCGGTTTTGTCACCTCCTTCCTATACTACAGAATTTTTATCTGCTTCGGATTTCACGTTGTCGTTCCCCCCTCGGCTGGGGGAGAATACAAGAGCGGTCCTCAAGGAATCCGGACTAACAGACACCGCCATTCAAACCCTGTTTGACAAAAAAGTCGTGTGA
- a CDS encoding methylmalonyl-CoA mutase, which yields MQKESIKPKATELNQVILESGVEVKPLYTREDVIRTNPEGEQEKPGAFPFTRGIHPLMYRKRPFTIRQYAGFASPEESNERFKFLIRNGQNGLNVAFDLPTQCGLDSDDPRAKGEVGRVGMSVDTLEDFEIAFRDIDLEKITVSMTINGSALVIMAMYFALAEKRGYNLSELRGTAQNDILKEFIGRGTWIFPVNHSVKLVVDTIEYCAKNIPRYSPVSVCGYHIRESGANPVQEMAYAFCIAKAYSDETIRRGINIDEFASRLSYNFDIYGNLFEQIAKFRGGRRLWAKIMKEEYQAKKEESGWMRMIAGGGGAGLTKEQPENNIVRTAYYALISALSGTQTMALCTYDEAFTIPTEKSAEIALRTMQIMIHEMGVCDTVDPLGGSYYVETLTNQFEVLIRSEMKKVDEWGGIIKAVTEGKIQKAVSEQAYLREKAMQDGNILKVGVNCFRKEEEAKTVEFHPYNTKAAEDQISKLKKIRTIRDAAKVNAALEKLRIDAKENKNLMPATINAVKNYASVGEIVGVLKEVYGEYKEPVFF from the coding sequence ATGCAGAAAGAAAGCATAAAACCCAAAGCAACTGAGTTGAATCAGGTGATCCTGGAATCAGGTGTCGAGGTAAAACCCCTTTATACACGGGAAGATGTGATCCGTACTAACCCTGAAGGCGAGCAGGAAAAACCGGGAGCGTTCCCGTTTACAAGGGGAATTCATCCCCTGATGTACCGGAAACGACCCTTTACCATCCGTCAGTATGCAGGGTTCGCTTCACCTGAGGAGTCCAATGAAAGGTTCAAATTCCTTATCCGGAATGGTCAGAACGGACTCAATGTGGCTTTCGATCTCCCAACACAGTGCGGACTGGATTCCGATGATCCGAGAGCGAAAGGGGAAGTAGGAAGAGTTGGCATGTCGGTTGATACGCTGGAAGATTTTGAAATTGCGTTCAGAGATATCGATCTGGAAAAGATCACCGTTTCCATGACCATTAACGGTTCTGCTTTGGTGATAATGGCGATGTACTTTGCTCTGGCGGAAAAAAGAGGATACAACCTGAGCGAACTCAGGGGTACCGCGCAAAATGATATTCTTAAGGAATTCATCGGACGGGGAACCTGGATATTTCCCGTTAATCACTCCGTGAAACTGGTGGTTGATACCATCGAATATTGTGCGAAAAATATTCCCCGGTATTCGCCCGTGAGTGTTTGCGGTTATCATATTCGTGAAAGTGGGGCAAATCCGGTGCAGGAGATGGCCTATGCCTTCTGCATTGCGAAAGCTTACTCAGATGAAACGATCAGAAGAGGGATTAATATAGACGAATTCGCTTCCCGCCTCTCATATAACTTTGATATTTACGGCAATCTGTTCGAACAGATCGCGAAATTCAGAGGGGGCCGCAGGTTGTGGGCAAAAATCATGAAGGAGGAGTACCAGGCAAAAAAAGAGGAGTCGGGCTGGATGCGTATGATTGCCGGCGGCGGCGGTGCCGGGCTCACTAAAGAGCAGCCGGAAAACAATATTGTGCGTACAGCATATTACGCACTGATTTCTGCTTTGTCAGGCACTCAAACCATGGCGCTTTGCACATACGACGAAGCGTTTACTATACCAACAGAAAAATCTGCAGAGATTGCGTTACGAACTATGCAGATTATGATTCATGAGATGGGGGTATGTGATACCGTGGATCCTCTGGGCGGGTCGTACTATGTGGAAACACTTACAAATCAGTTTGAAGTATTGATCCGTTCCGAAATGAAGAAGGTGGATGAGTGGGGAGGCATCATCAAAGCCGTTACAGAAGGTAAGATACAGAAAGCTGTTTCGGAACAGGCTTATTTACGTGAAAAAGCGATGCAAGACGGAAATATTCTTAAAGTGGGGGTCAATTGTTTCCGGAAGGAAGAGGAAGCAAAAACAGTAGAGTTTCACCCGTACAATACGAAAGCCGCCGAAGACCAGATAAGCAAGTTGAAGAAGATTCGTACAATCAGAGATGCAGCAAAAGTTAATGCGGCACTCGAAAAATTGCGTATAGATGCAAAGGAAAATAAGAATCTGATGCCTGCAACAATTAATGCAGTGAAGAATTATGCCAGCGTGGGAGAGATTGTCGGTGTGCTGAAGGAAGTTTACGGGGAATATAAAGAACCTGTTTTCTTCTGA
- a CDS encoding thiolase family protein, with protein sequence MKKPVMFPNARIPYGTWGSSYFPAWQSSPLAEVNIGQFAGEAAARIYGSRKMPLSELDYLIIGSTVPWHWKFWNATVVASCMGRRVPGFQMEQACATGLQAIVLAGAQVQSGASEAVGVLTFDRTSDSPVGVFPERRAYRRTEVISDVWDNFGFDPATGRAMITSAGNVARKYGITKKEVDELTAFRYEQYFKGKESGFLDRVTFPLEVLNMQGKSMGKISEDLGVKKISLDTLRGMRELDSCVTGGTQTHAADGMATLIVCSPEKAKSLSRKPEVEITFVGKAEVRAGASCMPEAPALAVQKVLELTGLKLKDMAVIKDHNPFAINDAVFAKVMNYDWRKMNNNGCPLVFGHPQGPTLTRVTIEALEEAVDIGGGYVLIFGCAAGDVGIASVFKVD encoded by the coding sequence ATGAAAAAACCAGTTATGTTTCCCAATGCCAGAATTCCTTACGGAACGTGGGGTAGCAGTTATTTCCCCGCATGGCAAAGCTCGCCTCTCGCAGAGGTGAATATCGGTCAGTTTGCCGGTGAGGCTGCGGCACGGATTTACGGCAGCCGGAAAATGCCCCTCTCTGAACTCGATTACCTCATCATCGGCTCAACGGTTCCCTGGCACTGGAAATTCTGGAATGCTACGGTGGTGGCCAGCTGCATGGGACGCAGGGTGCCGGGCTTTCAGATGGAACAGGCGTGTGCTACCGGATTACAGGCCATCGTACTGGCGGGTGCTCAAGTGCAAAGCGGAGCAAGTGAAGCGGTAGGGGTGCTCACATTCGACCGGACCAGTGATTCACCCGTCGGGGTTTTTCCTGAGCGCCGGGCCTACCGGAGAACGGAAGTGATCAGCGATGTATGGGATAATTTTGGCTTTGATCCAGCTACAGGCAGAGCAATGATCACCTCTGCGGGTAATGTGGCCAGAAAGTACGGAATTACGAAAAAAGAAGTGGATGAGCTGACCGCGTTCCGGTACGAACAGTATTTCAAGGGAAAGGAAAGCGGATTTCTGGACAGGGTAACTTTCCCGCTCGAGGTCCTGAATATGCAGGGTAAATCAATGGGAAAAATATCGGAGGATCTGGGAGTGAAGAAGATTTCCCTTGACACCTTGCGCGGCATGCGTGAACTTGATTCCTGTGTAACCGGTGGAACTCAAACCCACGCAGCCGACGGAATGGCTACCCTGATTGTATGTTCTCCCGAAAAAGCAAAATCGCTTAGCCGGAAGCCGGAGGTGGAAATAACATTCGTAGGTAAGGCAGAGGTGAGAGCAGGGGCGTCCTGCATGCCTGAGGCACCGGCGCTGGCTGTTCAGAAGGTACTTGAGCTTACAGGACTCAAATTGAAAGATATGGCCGTGATTAAAGACCACAACCCATTTGCGATCAATGACGCCGTATTTGCAAAAGTGATGAATTATGATTGGCGAAAAATGAATAATAACGGTTGCCCTCTCGTGTTTGGTCACCCCCAGGGTCCAACCCTTACACGCGTAACCATTGAAGCACTTGAGGAGGCTGTAGATATTGGAGGCGGGTATGTGCTCATCTTCGGCTGCGCTGCCGGAGACGTTGGAATTGCATCGGTTTTTAAAGTTGATTAA
- a CDS encoding cobalamin B12-binding domain-containing protein: MGKKVLLAKPGLDGHDVGVKVLAHALKQEGFEVVYTGLRKSVEEIVDRAMKEKADVIGLSILSGTHAILCEQMATEMNRKQLKTPWIVGGNIPSGDVPLLENSGASRAFATGTQINTVVGYIKSMLK; encoded by the coding sequence ATGGGAAAGAAAGTTTTACTTGCCAAACCCGGACTTGACGGCCACGATGTAGGCGTTAAGGTACTTGCGCATGCCCTCAAGCAGGAAGGCTTCGAAGTAGTGTATACCGGCCTTCGTAAGTCTGTGGAAGAAATAGTGGACCGAGCGATGAAAGAGAAGGCGGATGTAATCGGCCTTTCTATTCTCTCCGGTACACATGCGATACTTTGTGAACAAATGGCCACGGAGATGAACCGGAAGCAGCTGAAAACGCCCTGGATCGTGGGCGGAAATATTCCTTCAGGGGATGTTCCCCTGCTCGAAAATTCGGGAGCATCGCGCGCCTTTGCAACCGGAACTCAGATAAATACCGTTGTTGGATATATTAAATCAATGCTAAAATGA
- a CDS encoding acyl-CoA dehydrogenase family protein — MLQLNEIQRTIRDTFRDFTDRKVKPAAALMDERKEFPRELFREAGNLGFFGMRYPENEGGSGADVVSYCLAVMELARGSVSLAAACTMQSLMGTYFLYRFGIKEIREQYFKPALRGELIGGICMTEPDSGSDLMSLKTSAVTCEKGFRLNGTKTWVTSAPVADFFTVFAKIDQSDQLSVFFVPRNTKGVTIGKSIEKMGVKASLTSEVSFMNAEIPAEYLMGEPGGGTACLRQILAEIRIMTAAIAVGVADAAFTEALAYAKTRVQFGKPIGKFQAMQMKLAEMFVRLDSARNYVLYAAAMSDKDLPRQKEAMVAKYLASENAVSICDEACRVLASYGYAMEYNLERYYRDARFTLIGGGTSEILKINIAKELGL, encoded by the coding sequence ATGCTGCAGCTGAATGAGATACAACGAACAATCAGAGATACTTTCCGGGATTTTACAGACCGGAAGGTAAAGCCTGCGGCAGCACTGATGGACGAAAGAAAGGAGTTTCCCCGCGAATTGTTTCGCGAAGCCGGGAATCTTGGTTTCTTCGGAATGCGCTACCCGGAAAATGAAGGCGGATCCGGAGCGGATGTGGTATCCTATTGCCTGGCGGTGATGGAACTGGCCCGCGGATCGGTATCCCTTGCGGCCGCCTGTACAATGCAATCACTGATGGGAACCTATTTTCTTTACCGTTTTGGAATTAAGGAGATCCGGGAGCAGTATTTTAAACCTGCACTCCGTGGGGAGCTCATCGGCGGGATTTGCATGACGGAACCTGACTCCGGAAGTGATCTGATGTCGCTGAAAACTTCTGCGGTTACCTGTGAGAAGGGTTTTCGCCTGAACGGCACAAAAACCTGGGTGACCTCAGCCCCTGTAGCTGATTTTTTCACGGTTTTCGCCAAAATTGATCAGTCCGATCAGCTATCCGTTTTTTTTGTTCCCCGCAATACAAAAGGTGTTACTATTGGGAAGTCTATTGAAAAAATGGGAGTAAAGGCCTCGCTTACGTCAGAGGTTTCTTTCATGAACGCGGAGATACCGGCGGAGTATCTGATGGGAGAACCGGGTGGTGGAACGGCTTGTCTCAGACAAATTCTTGCAGAGATCCGGATTATGACCGCTGCGATAGCTGTGGGCGTGGCAGATGCCGCGTTCACAGAGGCACTTGCCTACGCAAAAACACGTGTCCAGTTCGGAAAACCCATTGGAAAGTTCCAGGCGATGCAAATGAAACTCGCCGAAATGTTTGTCCGGCTTGATTCTGCCAGAAACTATGTGCTGTATGCCGCCGCCATGAGTGATAAGGACTTGCCCCGGCAAAAAGAAGCCATGGTCGCCAAATATCTTGCATCCGAGAACGCCGTGAGCATATGCGATGAAGCTTGCCGGGTCCTCGCGTCCTATGGTTATGCCATGGAATATAATCTGGAGCGTTATTACCGCGATGCACGTTTTACACTCATAGGAGGAGGCACGTCAGAAATACTGAAAATCAATATTGCAAAGGAATTAGGATTATAA
- a CDS encoding RidA family protein: MKHEIILPEGWPKPKGYSNGVLAAGQKILFIAGQVGWSPEEKFHSEKLVPQFEQALKNILAVINKAGGKPEHICRMTCFCKDRDQYLASRRELGAIWKQLIGNHYPAMSMIFVVDLLDHPAVIEIEATVVIP, from the coding sequence ATGAAACATGAAATTATTCTTCCCGAAGGATGGCCTAAACCCAAAGGTTATAGTAACGGCGTTTTAGCTGCAGGGCAGAAAATATTGTTTATCGCAGGTCAGGTGGGATGGTCGCCGGAGGAGAAATTTCATAGCGAGAAGCTCGTCCCCCAATTCGAACAGGCACTAAAAAATATTCTTGCTGTTATAAATAAGGCGGGAGGTAAGCCGGAACACATCTGCCGGATGACTTGTTTCTGCAAGGACAGAGACCAGTACCTCGCTTCACGCAGGGAGTTGGGTGCGATCTGGAAACAATTGATCGGAAATCATTATCCCGCAATGAGTATGATCTTTGTGGTTGATTTGCTTGATCATCCGGCAGTAATAGAAATCGAAGCAACAGTAGTCATTCCGTAA